Proteins encoded in a region of the Halictus rubicundus isolate RS-2024b unplaced genomic scaffold, iyHalRubi1_principal scaffold0121, whole genome shotgun sequence genome:
- the LOC143363779 gene encoding uncharacterized protein LOC143363779, producing MDALIASQHVLFGRMARTGDNLQKQGKANLTIGLLQSTLATLEKRWQQFEEQDDRIRSTATPEDQQSDYFTLDIFTEGEQAYSLQKGQLLDALARLAPTSTPASPSIPPPAASGPRARSTLPRIDLPAFSGQYSEWTRYKDLFSSLVLDDPSWSDAEKFHYLSASLTGEAALLIRRIPMSADNFHRAWELLAHRYENRRLLVDAQFDILYETPACTTHTARELKRLLDTSCNVASVLNGLDVPVDDKAHWMVQHVVRRLDAETLKHWETSLGSSTEPPTLSELLEFLETTIRTLEACESRHGRLVPAQRPAAKGIKAVHVATDQPSTKSRCGLCRGNHLLCFCGAFRSKTPLERLQVVTSSQLCHNCLGPHAVAACRSNKTCQRCAEKHHTMLHDALVQGNRPPRPTAMHIVNGPEPSEEPLSVLLATALVAVQSAGGTVVARALIDPCSEVSLVSESLVQQLRLHRTSCSQVVVGAGAKATATARGRTRLDVASRLHANFSCTVEALILPRLTSYRPRCRTFASAWPHISGLTLADPTFNSATPIDLLLGADVYPQVLLTGTRSGGHRGPVAQETIFGWILSGPTTSPGPSTPIATSHTVTIDDLTALVRRFWEQEEMPPPAPQRTAEEAACEEHFQRTHSRQPDGRYVVRLCLTTPNPELGQSHCIARRILLANERRFATNPQLQALYTNFMEEYRTLGHMQVIPAADYTPRRPHFYLPHHGVLKATGTSTKLRVVFNGSRRSSVGTSINAHLAAGPKLQQDITNILLRWRRHKVAFIADIEKMYRQIRVHSDDWDLQRILWRDNESERIDAYHLTTVTYGLTCAPYLALRTLLQLAEDEKQRFPRGASILRTATYVDDILAGADSIEDAERTQGELIGICKAGGFVLKKWSANHSALLSALPADFLAESSTIPWHPETGCSALGLTWHPATDTLAFSLHAPSETTSEPPTKRRVLSQIAKLFDPLGWLAPFVVRGKIFIQDLWKINLAWDERLPPDTAAAWNTLREDMDELACIRIPRWLGVDDTAATRQLHAFVDASEKAYAAAVYIRIEDSHGVARAHLVAAKTKVAPLKTVSLPRLELCAATLGARLLVHIRQEIQVPIDAVHLWSDSTVALAWLQGEPTRWRTYIANRVSEVQTALPDGHLHHVGTKDNPADCASRGVAAAQLASHPLWWHGPSWLTSPEAGWNTAPPPHCTTEEERTPATCLQTSRQEDPELLLRFSTLDRLLRATSWCLRWTSPSRRDATASPPHLRPDELRRAEETWIRLVQRLHFATELTAVEQQKPVPGGSGLRKLTPFLDEYGILRVGGRLHNALLPYNEQHPIILPAGCHLTQLVIESAHLRTLHGGVQLTLAALRQKYWIPQGRRQVKRCTSHCLRCIRWRAAPATQVMGNLPTQRVTPSRPFQHVGLDYAGPFQLKTTPGRGHKATKGYVAVFICFSTRAVHIEAVSDYSTAAFLAAFRRFTGRRGTCSSLTSDCGTNFVGADRELRRLFMASTREAASIGRQLAKDGVTWKFIPPGAPHFGGLWEAAVRSLKHHLRRVVADDPLTYEEFSTLLCQVEACLNSRPLQALTDDPEDLTPLTPGHFLVGGPLTAVPEPTLLEVPRSRLTRWQLLQQRLEHFWRRWAAEYLHQLQTRPKWTTAETSLKLEDLVLIKSELTPPPPDGRWGASTRSTQEPTDTFASPPSKQRPADTNGR from the coding sequence ATGGACGCACTCATCGCGAGTCAACATGTGCTGTTCGGGCGCATGGCTCGCACCGGCGACAACCTGCAGAAGCAGGGAAAGGCGAACCTCACCATCGGACTCCTCCAGAGCACTCTGGCCACCCTGGAGAAAAGATGGCAGCAGTTCGAGGAGCAAGACGACCGAATCCGATCCACGGCCACCCCTGAGGACCAACAGAGCGATTACTTCACCCTGGACATCTTCACGGAAGGCGAACAGGCCTACTCGCTGCAGAAGGGGCAGCTACTCGACGCACTGGCGCGCCTCGCACCCACGTCGACCCCTGCATCGCCGAGCATCCCGCCTCCTGCAGCGTCCGGGCCCAGGGCACGGTCCACGCTCCCGCGCATCGACTTACCGGCCTTCTCGGGTCAGTACAGCGAGTGGACGCGGTACAAGGACCTCTTCTCGTCGTTGGTCCTTGACGACCCGTCGTGGAGTGACGCCGAGAAATTCCACTACCTGTCCGCCAGCCTCACCGGAGAAGCCGCATTGCTGATCCGCCGCATCCCGATGTCGGCTGATAATTTTCATCGGGCATGGGAGCTGCTGGCGCACAGGTACGAGAACCGCCGGCTCCTTGTCGATGCCCAATTCGACATCCTTTACGAGACGCCCGCCTGCACCACGCACACCGCCAGGGAATTGAAGCGGCTCCTCGACACCAGCTGCAACGTGGCCTCAGTGCTGAACGGCCTTGACGTTCCCGTCGACGACAAGGCCCACTGGATGGTCCAACACGTCGTGCGGCGCCTGGACGCAGAGACACTGAAGCACTGGGAGACATCCTTGGGGAGCAGCACGGAACCACCCACGCTCTCCGAGCTGCTGGAGTTCCTGGAGACGACGATCCGCACCCTGGAGGCCTGCGAGAGCCGACATGGACGTCTCGTACCCGCACAGCGACCTGCAGCGAAGGGAATCAAGGCCGTGCACGTCGCTACCGACCAACCCTCCACCAAGTCACGCTGCGGTCTCTGCCGGGGAAACCACCTCTTGTGCTTCTGCGGAGCGTTCCGAAGCAAGACGCCACTGGAGCGACTCCAGGTCGTGACCTCCTCCCAGCTGTGCCACAACTGCCTGGGGCCACACGCCGTCGCAGCCTGCCGATCCAATAAGACCTGTCAGCGGTGCGCGGAGAAGCATCATACGATGCTCCACGACGCTCTCGTGCAGGGCAACCGCCCCCCACGACCCACCGCTATGCATATCGTGAACGGACCGGAGCCCTCCGAGGAACCGCTATCGGTGCTCCTCGCCACCGCCCTCGTGGCAGTCCAGTCCGCGGGAGGTACCGTCGTCGCCAGGGCACTGATCGACCCCTGCTCCGAGGTGTCGCTGGTCAGCGAATCACTGGTACAGCAGCTCCGACTCCATCGAACATCCTGCTCTCAGGTGGTAGTCGGCGCCGGTGCCAAGGCCACCGCGACCGCACGAGGAAGAACCCGCCTGGACGTCGCCTCGAGACTCCACGCCAACTTCTCCTGCACGGTGGAGGCGCTCATTCTACCTCGGCTGACCTCGTACCGACCGCGCTGCCGCACCTTCGCCTCCGCCTGGCCGCACATCTCGGGACTGACTCTCGCGGACCCGACCTTCAACTCCGCAACCCCCATCGACCTGCTCCTGGGTGCGGACGTATACCCGCAGGTCTTGCTGACGGGCACCAGAAGCGGAGGACATCGAGGTCCGGTCGCACAAGAGACCATATTCGGCTGGATCCTGTCAGGCCCGACGACCAGCCCTGGGCCTTCGACACCAATAGCAACCAGCCACACCGTCACCATCGACGACCTGACCGCTCTCGTCCGGCGCTTTTGGGAGCAAGAAGAGATGCCGCCACCCGCACCGCAGCGGACTGCCGAGGAAGCAGCGTGCGAGGAGCACTTCCAGCGTACCCATTCCCGGCAGCCCGACGGCAGGTACGTCGTGCGTCTGTGCCTGACAACGCCAAACCCAGAGCTGGGGCAGTCACACTGCATCGCCAGGCGCATTCTGCTGGCCAACGAGCGCCGGTTCGCGACGAACCCGCAGCTGCAGGCGTTGTACACCAACTTCATGGAGGAATACCGCACTCTCGGCCACATGCAAGTGATcccagcagccgactacaccccTCGACGTCCACACTTTTACCTGCCTCACCACGGTGTGCTGAAGGCAACTGGCACCTCCACCAAGCTGCGAGTGGTTTTCAACGGGTCTCGCCGCTCCAGCGTTGGGACGTCTATCAACGCACACCTCGCAGCCGGACCCAAACTGCAGCAGGACATTACGAACATTCTGCTCAGGTGGAGGCGCCACAAGGTCGCATTCATCGCGGACATCGAAAAAATGTACCGCCAAATCCGGGTGCACTCAGACGACTGGGATCTCCAACGGATCCTGTGGCGTGACAACGAGAGCGAGCGGATAGACGCCTACCACCTCACGACAGTGACCTACGGCCTGACCTGCGCCCCGTACCTCGCCCTGCGCACGCTGCTGCAGCTAGCCGAAGACGAAAAGCAGCGATTCCCGAGAGGTGCGAGCATACTCCGGACGGCCACCTATGTCGACGACATCCTCGCTGGGGCTGACAGCATCGAGGACGCCGAGAGGACGCAGGGGGAGCTCATCGGCATCTGCAAGGCGGGCGGATTCGTCCTCAAGAAGTGGAGCGCCAACCACTCCGCGCTGCTCTCCGCGCTACCCGCCGACTTCTTGGCAGAGTCGTCCACGATCCCGTGGCATCCTGAGACCGGATGCAGTGCACTAGGACTGACGTGGCACCCCGCCACCGATACCTTGGCGTTCTCGCTGCACGCCCCCTCAGAGACGACCTCGGAGCCGCCCACCAAGCGACGCGTGCTCTCCCAGATCGCCAAGCTGTTCGACCCGCTCGGCTGGCTCGCCCCCTTCGTCGTCCGGGGAAAAATATTCATCCAGGACCTCTGGAAGATCAACCTCGCGTGGGACGAGCGCCTCCCACCCGACACAGCAGCAGCCTGGAACACCCTGAGAGAGGACATGGACGAACTAGCGTGCATCCGGATCCCTCGGTGGCTCGGAGTGGACGACACCGCCGCCACCCGACAGTTGCACGCATTTGTGGACGCGTCCGAGAAGGCATACGCCGCCGCTGTCTACATCCGCATCGAAGACTCCCACGGGGTCGCACGAGCACACCTCGTCGCCGCCAAAACCAAGGTCGCCCCACTGAAGACGGTTTCGCTGCCACGACTGGAGCTGTGCGCCGCCACACTTGGAGCGCGCCTCCTGGTGCACATCCGGCAGGAGATCCAGGTGCCCATTGATGCCGTCCACCTCTGGAGCGACTCCACCGTCGCGCTGGCCTGGCTCCAGGGAGAACCAACCCGCTGGCGCACCTACATCGCGAACCGCGTGTCGGAGGTCCAGACCGCACTGCCCGACGGTCACCTCCACCACGTGGGGACCAAGGACAACCCTGCGGACTGCGCCTCACGAGGCGTCGCAGCAGCTCAGCTGGCAAGCCACCCGCTCTGGTGGCACGGACCAAGCTGGCTCACCAGCCCAGAGGCGGGCTGGAACACCGCGCCTCCGCCGCACTGTACCACCGAGGAAGAGAGAACGCCGGCCACGTGCCTCCAGACGAGCCGCCAGGAGGACCCAGAGCTTCTCCTTCGGTTCTCGACCTTGGACCGGCTGCTCCGGGCCACCAGCTGGTGCCTCCGGTGGACCAGCCCTTCCCGGCGCGACGCAACTGCATCTCCGCCGCACCTGCGCCCCGACGAGCTCCGCCGAGCCGAGGAAACGTGGATACGGCTGGTGCAGCGCCTCCACTTCGCCACCGAACTCACCGCCGTCGAACAACAGAAGCCAGTCCCGGGAGGGAGTGGACTCCGCAAACTAACACCGTTCCTCGACGAATACGGCATTCTGCGCGTGGGAGGGCGACTCCACAACGCCCTCCTGCCGTACAACGAGCAGCACCCTATCATCCTGCCCGCAGGATGCCATTTGACCCAGCTGGTCATCGAGAGCGCCCACCTCCGGACGCTGCACGGCGGAGTGCAACTGACCCTCGCAGCCCTCCGCCAAAAGTACTGGATCCCCCAAGGCCGGCGACAGGTGAAGCGGTGCACCTCACACTGCCTCCGGTGCATCCGATGGCGGGCGGCGCCGGCGACGCAGGTGATGGGCAACCTCCCAACACAGCGGGTCACCCCCTCTCGGCCCTTCCAGCACGTCGGACTGGACTACGCAGGGCCCTTCCAGCTGAAGACGACCCCCGGACGCGGCCACAAGGCCACCAAAGGCTACGTGGCCGTATTCATTTGTTTCAGCACGAGGGCCGTCCACATCGAAGCTGTGTCGGATTACTCCACCGCCGCCTTCCTGGCGGCCTTCCGCCGCTTCACGGGCCGCCGCGGAACCTGCAGCAGCCTGACAAGCGACTGCGGCACCAACTTCGTTGGCGCGGACCGGGAATTGCGGCGCCTCTTCATGGCCTCGACGCGAGAAGCTGCAAGCATCGGCCGGCAGCTCGCGAAGGACGGCGTGACGTGGAAGTTCATCCCCCCGGGCGCCCCACACTTTGGCGGGCTCTGGGAAGCAGCAGTCCGGTCCCTGAAGCACCACCTCCGCAGAGTCGTCGCCGACGACCCCCTCACTTACGAGGAATTCTCCACCCTCCTCTGCCAGGTGGAGGCCTGCCTCAACTCCCGGCCGCTGCAAGCTCTCACCGATGACCCGGAGGACCTCACCCCGCTGACGCCAGGACACTTCCTCGTCGGCGGCCCACTGACGGCTGTACCAGAACCGACGCTACTGGAGGTGCCAAGGTCGCGGCTAACCCGTTGGCAACTGCTCCAGCAACGCCTGGAACACTTCTGGCGCCGATGGGCAGCGGAATACCTGCACCAATTGCAGACCAGGCCGAAGTGGACCACCGCGGAAACCTCTCTCAAACTCGAGGACCTAGTCCTCATAAAGTCGGAGctgacccccccccctccagaTGGCCGCTGGGGCGCATCGACGAGGTCCACCCAGGAGCCGACGGACACGTTCGCGTCGCCACCGTCAAAACAGCGACCAGCAGATACCAACGGCCGGTGA